The window TAGGTTCCTGTCTGCACAACGCCACCGTCGTCGAGGTTACGCAGGGCTTTCTCGGAAACGTTTGGAATGTCACGGGTGAACTCTTCACGACCAAGTTTGGTTTCGCGAATTTCGACATCAAAGTCTTCGATGTGGATCGATGTGTAGGTATCGTTGCGAACGAGTTCCTCACTGATAATGATCGCGTCTTCGTAGTTGAACCCGTCGAACGACATGAAGCCGACCAGAACGTTGCGTCCGAGAGCGAGTTCGCCGAGGCGAGTCGCAGCACCATCGGCGATAATCTGACCCTTCTCGACCTTGTCGCCCACCGTCACGAGTGGTTTTTGGTTTTGACAGGTACGCTCGTTGAGCCCCTGGTACTTCTTCATCGTGTAGTGATCGCTCCCCACTTCGATGCGGGTTGCATCGGCATAGGTGACCTTGCCTGCTCGGCGAGCACGCACAACCATCGCGCTGTTCTTGGCAACTTCACGCTCCATGCCGGTGGCCACGATCGGCGGTTCGGCAACCAACAGCGGAACGGCTTGCCGCTGCATGTTCGAACCCATCAACGCTCGGTTAGCATCATCATGCTCGAGGAACGGAATCAAACCTGCTGAAACACCGACCATTTGTGCCGGGGCAACATCCATGTAGCTGACCTGGTCGGGCAGCACGATCGCGAAGTCACTGCGGAATCGAGCGATCAAGTTCGGGCCAGGAACGAGCGCCCCATCCTTGACTTCGGTGTCGGCAGGAGCAACGTAGGACTCGCCTTCCTCGTCCGCACGCAACCACACGGTCTGTTCGCTGATCTTGCCATCGATCACCTTACGGAACGGTGTGATCAAGAACCCATAATCATCCACGCCAGCAAAAATCGCCAGCGAACTGATCAGACCAATGTTCGTGCCTTCCGGCGTTTCAATCGGGCAGATCCGGCCGTAGTGAGAAATGTGAACATCGCGAACCTCAAAGCCCGCCCGTTTGCGGTTCAAACCGCCGGGACCGAGTGCCGACAAACGGCGTTCGTGCGCCAACTGGCTGAGCGGATTCGTCTGGTCGACGACCTGGGACAACTCGCCCCGACCGAAGAAATAATCAATCGCTGCAGAAACGCTCTTAGGATTGATCAAACTACGTGGAGTCATGTCCTGAGCATCCTTGACACTCATACGCTCCTGCACGGTACGACGGAGCTTCAAAAAGCCTTTGCGAAGCTCTTCGCTGGCGAGCTCATCAATCGTCCGCAACCGCCGGTTACCCAAGTGGTCAATATCATCAATCTCAGCGTCGCTGTCCGCATCGAACAGATCGATGAGGTAACGAATTGCCGAGATCATGTCGTCGGGACGCAACGTCATCACTTCTTCGCTGACGTCCTGACCGAGTTTACGGTTCAACCGGAACCGACCAACCTTACCGAGACGGTATCGATTCTCGTCATAGAACTTCTCTTGGAACAGCGTGCGCGCCTTCTCCAACTGCGGCGGATTTCCCGGGCGCAACCGCTGGTAAATTCGCAACAACGCTTCCTCGTGACTCGCTGTCGTGTCCTCGGCGAGGGTATGGAAAATCAACGGAACCTTCGGCAGGTCCATCGCTTCGACGCTCTTGACGTCGGCCGCACAGATAATCTCAGCCAATTCCGCACTAATCTTGTGGCCTGGCTCGACGATGATCTCACCAGCCCGCTCATGGCCGCTGGGATAAACCACGTCGTCAACACAGATCTTGTTCTCAAGCTTCGCAGCGTCGGCACCACCAGAAATCGTGATGGTCTTGGTTTCGTAAAACGCTTCGAGCAATTCCGCATCGGTGCTGTACTTCGGATCCATCGCACGCAGCAGCATCGTGGCGGGGAACTTACCGCTCTGGTCGATCCGTACCGTCAACGAATCTTTCTTCGTCACGTTCACTTCGATCCACGAACCCCGCTCAGGGATCACGCGGCACGAAGGCAACTTACGATCGGTCGTCGTGTCCTGCTCGAGCACGAAGTCAACACCGGGACTGCGGTGCAACTGGCTCACGACAACGCGTTCGGCGCCGTTTATCACGAACTCTCCACCGCCAAGCATGATCGGCAGATCGCCGAGATACACCTCTTCCTCGATCGGCTCATCCCGATTCAGCCGCAGCCAGAC of the Allorhodopirellula heiligendammensis genome contains:
- the rpoB gene encoding DNA-directed RNA polymerase subunit beta, whose amino-acid sequence is MATTTQRRLEPTSIRNFGTGLGQFELPDLTALQTASYSAFLQADAASTERKNQGLESVLKEIFPIASYDGNTTLDYLRYDLGKPRYTVQECRQLRLTYGRPLRVWLRLNRDEPIEEEVYLGDLPIMLGGGEFVINGAERVVVSQLHRSPGVDFVLEQDTTTDRKLPSCRVIPERGSWIEVNVTKKDSLTVRIDQSGKFPATMLLRAMDPKYSTDAELLEAFYETKTITISGGADAAKLENKICVDDVVYPSGHERAGEIIVEPGHKISAELAEIICAADVKSVEAMDLPKVPLIFHTLAEDTTASHEEALLRIYQRLRPGNPPQLEKARTLFQEKFYDENRYRLGKVGRFRLNRKLGQDVSEEVMTLRPDDMISAIRYLIDLFDADSDAEIDDIDHLGNRRLRTIDELASEELRKGFLKLRRTVQERMSVKDAQDMTPRSLINPKSVSAAIDYFFGRGELSQVVDQTNPLSQLAHERRLSALGPGGLNRKRAGFEVRDVHISHYGRICPIETPEGTNIGLISSLAIFAGVDDYGFLITPFRKVIDGKISEQTVWLRADEEGESYVAPADTEVKDGALVPGPNLIARFRSDFAIVLPDQVSYMDVAPAQMVGVSAGLIPFLEHDDANRALMGSNMQRQAVPLLVAEPPIVATGMEREVAKNSAMVVRARRAGKVTYADATRIEVGSDHYTMKKYQGLNERTCQNQKPLVTVGDKVEKGQIIADGAATRLGELALGRNVLVGFMSFDGFNYEDAIIISEELVRNDTYTSIHIEDFDVEIRETKLGREEFTRDIPNVSEKALRNLDDGGVVQTGTYVKPGDILVGKVSPKSKTELTPEEKLLHAIFGRAGEDVKNDSLEVPSGIEGIVIDTQKFSRRMSLGDDERKAFEKELKQHETEGNEAIASTFESLVRDLEEAAGTKLKDATGTPLADGQDPKFVAERATSFRIDQVLDQVSDAKKADVEKVYAAQWQNVENEIDERDRKLNAMKRGDELRSGVLQMVKVYIATKRTISVGDKMAGRHGNKGVIAKILPIEDMPFLPDGTPIQIMLNPLGVPSRMNVGQILETHLGWAGAKLGFQSITPIFDGAVESEINDCLAEAGLPAHGKIRLTDGRTGEPMEQETTVGYIYMLKLHHLVDDKVHARSTGPYSLITQQPLGGKARFGGQRFGEMEVWALEAYGAAYILQELLTVKSDDVEGRTKIYESMVKGENTLEAGTPASFDVLTNEIRGLALNMQLEKRPI